The genomic interval ATGCCGCAGACCCGCGAGCATATATTGTTGTCAAGGCAGGTGGGAGTTCCCAGGATTGTGGTGTTCCTGAATAAGGTGGATATGTTAGAGGATCAGGAGCTGTTGGAACTTGTAGAGATGGAAATAAGGGAGCTATTGAGTAAATATGATTTTCCTGGGGATGAGATACCTGTAGTGAAGGGTTCTGCGCTGAAGGCGGCACAGTGTGGATGTGGAGGTGCTGAATGTGCGAGTTGTGGTCCGATATTGAAACTAATGGATGCGGTGGATACTTACATCCCCGATCCTGTAAGGGAAATAGATAAGCCGTTTTTGATGTCCGTGGAAGATGTGTTTAGCATAAAAGGGCGTGGTACAGTTGGAACAGGCAGGGTTGAGAAGGGTAGAGTGAAGGTAGGAGATGAAGTAGATGTTGTTGGGATTAAGCCGGATATAAAGAAGTCTGTGGTTACTGGTGTGGAAATGTTTAACAAAACGTTGGATGAGGGACAGGCAGGGGATAACCTGGGATTGTTGCTGCGGGGGGTGGAGAAGAATGATCTGGAGCGTGGTCAGGTGTTAGCGAAACCCGGCAGTATAACGCCGCATACTAAATACGAAGCGGAGGTGTATATATTGACTAAGGAAGAGGGAGGAAGGCATACTCCCTTTTTTAATGGATATAGACCACAGTTTTATTTTAGGACGACTGACGTGACCGGGGTGGTAACTTTGACAGGCGGTGCGGAGATGGTGATGCCTGGAGATAACGTGAAGATCAATGTAGCATTGGTAACGCCGATAGCTATGGATGAGGGGCTGCGGTTTGCAATTCGGGAAGGTGGGAAGACAGTGGGTGCAGGTGTCGTTACAAAAATTGTTGAATAAATTATAATGTGGTTTTGAGGGTTTGTTGATGCGAGAGTATATTACCCTGGTTTGTCGTGAATGTTCCAACAGGAACTACAGAACGCCTAAAAAGGCAAAGCAGGCGGAAAAGTTGGAATTGAAGAAATTTTGTAAGAACTGTGGAAGGCATGTGTTCCACAAAGAATATAAAAAGTAGTTTTCTGTGTGTTTGGGTGTAACTAAAGGTCTGTAGCTCTAATTGGTAGAGCACTGGACTCCAAATCCGGGTGTTGGGGGTTCGAATCCCTCCAGACCTGCCATTTAATTATTTTCAATCTTAGATCAAGAGTAATAAGATAAGCTAATGTCATTGTTTGTTATTCATAAGAAGGGCCAAGGATCTTATAGCAGGATAGTTGTTGGTATTGCGTTAGGGTTGCTAGCGTTGTTTGCTTCCATTTCGTTGTACAATGTCTTGATAGGATTGCCAAATATATTTGAAAATGCGAGGGTTCCCCTTGTAGATATTGAGCTTACATGGGGATTAATTTGTTCGGTTGCGCTTTTTGTTTTTCTGGGGTATCTGATTTGTATCTTGGTTGCTGGCTTTAAAACCGGGCTGAGGCCTATTGATGAAGGCGGAAAAAAAGCAGTAGAATTTTTAGTTGAAACTCAAAATGAACTTCAGAAAGTATCATGGCCTACAAGATATGAGTTGGTTGGCTCCACGATTGTTGTGATTATATCTGTGGTAATCATAGGATTTTTTATATTAGGTGTAGACTGGGTCGTCTCCTTCTTCATGGAGTATATTGGAGTACTATAAAGCCTGTGTGCTGATTGACGTACTTTTGATGGGTTTTTCGGCGCATTTTACTCATTCCTTGATTATACGCGATGCAATCGCATTGAATTTTAGACGTGAAATTTTTAGGTTTTTATAGGTTTATAAATAGATGCCAAAGGAATGGTTTGTTTTGCGTGTGCAAAGCAATAGAGAAGATAAAGTCAGGGACAATTTAGTAGAGCGTATAAGAGCACAGGGTATGGAGAGCCTGATTACAAATGTACTGGTGCCGAGTGAGAAAATTTCTGAGGTTAAGGGTGGTAAGAAGAGGGTATCTGACCGCAAAATATATCCAGGATACATAATGGTAGAGATTGAGGTAGACGAAAAAGGTCAAATTCCAAAGGAAGTTTGGTTTACGATTCGCGAAACTTCAGGCACAGGGGAATTTATTGGCGGCCAGAGTAAGCCTGTGCCTATGACCAAATATGAGGTTGAAAAACTTCTTTCTGATCTGGATCAGAAAGAAGAAAGGCCGCGTGCAAAGATCGAATTTAATGAAGGCGAGAAGGTACGAATAAAAGAAGGACCGTTTGAGAATTATGATGGAATAGTTGAAGAGGTTTTGCCTGCGAGTGGCCGCGTTAAGGTTATGCTTACCGTGTTCGGAAGGGCAACGCCAGTTGAATTAGAATATTGGCAAGTAGAGTCAATTTAAAGGTAGGAGAATGTAATGGCAAAGGAGATTTTGGCTAAAATCAAGTTGCAGTGTCCGGCAGGGCAGGCAACCCCTGCACCTCCGGTTGGTCCGGCACTTGGGCAGCATGGAGTAAATATCGGGCAATTTGTGAAGCAGTTTAACGATAAAACGAAAGATTTGCAGGGAATTTTAACTCCTGCAGAGATTACTGTTTTTAAAGATAAAACGTTTACCTTTATAATTAAGTCTCCGCCTGCTTCTGTGCTATTAAAACAATCCGCAGGTATTGTTAAAGGTTCGCCAGAGCCAAATCGGCAGAAGGTTGGGCAAGTTAACAAACAACAAATCAGGGAAATAGCAGCTAGAAAGTTGGCAGATTTAAATGTTAGTAATTTAGAAAGTGCAATGAGGATAATAGAAGGAACTGCTCATACTATGGGGCTTAAAATTGTGGATTAGTGTATGAAAATGGGAGAAGTTGTGTTTAATCAGAAGGATTTATAAAATGCTAAAAAGAAGTAAAAGATATTTAGAATCTTTAAAACATATAGATATAAACAAAAAATACGAATTAGAGGATGCCTTAAAACATCTTAAATCTTTTAAGACTGCAAAGTTCGATGAAAGTGTCGAAGTCGTAATTAAGTTGGGTATCGATGCAAAACAATCAGACCAGCTTGTTAGAGGTGCTATATCTTTGCCGAAGGGTATTGGCAAAAGTTTAAAGGTGATAGTTTTTGCCGTTGGAGAAAAAGCAACTATTGCGAAAGATGCAGGAGCTGAAGAGGTTGGTGCTGAAGATCTGGTGAAAAAGGTTGAGGGGGGATGGGGGGATTTTGACGTCGCAATTTCTACTCCGGATATGATGAGAATAGTTGGTAAATTAGGTAAAGTGTTAGGTCCTCAGGGTAAAATGCCGTCTCCCAAGTCGGGAACTGTAACCGACGATGTAGAAACAGCTGTTAGGGAGTTTAAAGCAGGTAAAATTGAGTTTAGAAATGATGCTGGTGGAAATGTTCATGCAATTGCTGGAAAGCTGTCGTTTTCCGTTGCAGATCTTGCCGACAATATAAACACATTTATTAAACATATATTGAACTTGCGTCCATCGGCTGCAAAAGGGATGTATATAGAGAAGGTTTCACTTTCTTCGACGATGAGTCCTGGCGTAATGTTGCAAATTTAATTTTAAAATGTGTAGCTAAGGGAATAGACAGAACAATGCCAAATGAATTAAAAGAACTTACAATAAAAGAACTGATTTCTCGTTATGATGATAAGAGTAGCTATCTGGTAGTTGGTTATAGAGGTATCACTGCTTTGCAGTTTAATCAGTTGCGAAATGAATTATGGCAGAAGAAGATACTTATGGAGGTTGTTAAAAATTCTCTTGCAGCGGTTGCGTTTAAGAAAATAGGCAAGACGGCAATAGTTGGTTTGCTAAATGGTCCTTCTGCTATCATAAGTGGCGGGGATGATCCGGTATTAATGGCAAAAGAAACAGTTAAATACTCTGAAGATTTGCCATTTTTTACGTTGCAGGGTGGGTTTTTTGAGGGAGAGGCACTGTCAATTGATTCTATCAAGAGTTTGGCGAAGCTTCCTTCCTTGCCAGTGCTTAGATCCCAAATAGTATTTAGTATAAATGCTCCGATAGTCGGGGTGGCAACCGCTTTTAACAGTATATTGCGCAGTTTAGCAACTATATTTCAAGAGATAAAAACACAAAAAGAAGAAAGTAATGGGTAATTTGTATATGGTTTCTGAAAGTTAGGAGGTGTAAAATGACTCAAATAATGGAAGAAAAAGAAGTCGATGTAACCGGGAAAATAGCGCAGGTACTAGATATAGTATCGGGAATGACACTGTTGGAGGCATCTGAATTAGTAAAAGCATTCGAAAAGAAATTTGGTGTTTCCGCATCTGCAGTAGCCGCAATGCCTGTTGGTATGCCTATGGCTGGAGCCGAGGCTGCCGTAGAAGAAGAGAAGACATCTTTTGATGTAATTCTAAAAGAGGTGGGAGCTAACAAAATTCAAGTAATTAAGGCGGTTCGAGCGGAAACAAATTTAGGCCTCAAAGAGGCGAAAGATCTTGTAGAGGGTGCGCCTAAGGCTGTTAAAGAAGGGGTGACGAAGGAAGACGCTGACAAAATTAGAAAAACATTAGAAGAAGCTGGTGCCAAAGTAGAAATAAAATAAACAGTTTTTTTGCCAACTTTTAAAGTTCTGGGAATTTATGGAAATACGAAACTACAGTAAAGTAGATGAAGTAATAGAGCTTCAAAATCTTACACAGATTCAAACGAAAGCATATATGGACTTTTTGCAGTTGGATATTCCAGCATCGAAGAGGAAAAATGTTGGTATTGAGGCTATATTGAGAGAGATATTTCCTGTCAGCAACTACGATGGCAACATAACTTTAAATTATGTTAAATATGAGTTAGGAAAACCTCGTTATTCACAAGACGAATGTCGCCAGTTGCGATTGACATACGGGCGTCCTTTTCGCGTCTGGTTGCGTTTGGATAAAGATGAACCTATAGAAGAAGAGGTTTATCTGGGTGAGATTCCTGTTGTTATCGGTGGCGGAGAATTTATTATTAATGGTACAGAACGGGTGATTGTTGCTCAATTACATCGTTCGCCAGGGGTAGATTTTATAGAAGAATTTTACGCAGAAAAAAGATTACATTCTTGCCGAATAATTCCTGAGCGGGGAAGTTGGATTGAGTTGGAGGTGGGTAAGAAGGATGTACTTACTGTCAGGATTGATCAGAGTGGAAAATTACCCGCTACTTGTTTTCTCAGGGCGTTATCCGCAGAATACGCAAATGATGAGGATATTATTCGGTTGTTTCATGAAGTAGAAACGGTGAAAATCGCTGATTATGATGTGGCTGCAAAGTTGAGAGGTAGGTTTACTGCAGAGCAGGTTGTTAATCCTGAAACTGGGGAAATTTTGCTGGACGCGGGTCGTCAGTTTTCTGATTCAACGGTTAAGGCAATCACAGACCTGGAAATAAAGAAAGTAGATGTGATCAAAAAAGTAGAAGACAACTTAATATTAAATTCTCTGGAGTCAGATTTTACAAAGTCTCATGAAGATGCATTGTTGAAAATTTACGCAAGATTCAGACCAGGCAACCCACAGCAAGTGGAAAAGGCAAGGCAGTTATTTTATGATAAATTTTTTGATGAAAAAAGATATAGGTTGGGGCCTGTAGGCAGATTTAGATTAAATAGGAAGATGGGTCATGATGTCGATTCATCTAAAATGACTTTGCAAAAAGAGGATTTTGTAGAAGCTATTAGGTATTTGATGAAGTTGAGGAAAGGTACCCCTGGGGCATCAATTGACGATATAGATAATTTAGGCAACAGGAGACTTCGGACGATAGATGAGCTTGTTGGTGAAGAGTTGAGAAAGGGGTTTTTAAAGTTAAGAAGAACCATACAGGAAAGGTTAAGTGTAAAAGAGACAGAACAATTAACACCGCGTTCTTTGGTAAATTCGAAAACCATATTTTCAGCGATCGATTATTTTTTTAGCCGAAGTGAACTTTCGCAGGTTTTAGACCAAACAAATCCGTTGGCACAGCTAACTCATGAAAGAAGGTTAAGTGCGTTGGGACCTGGCGGCTTGAATAGAAAGAGGGCTGGGTTTGAGGTGAGAGATGTACATGTTTCTCACTATGGGAGGGTGTGCCCGATAGAAACGCCAGAAGGTACAAACATTGGTTTGATAGCTTCTTTAAGTATATACGCAACAATCGATGAGTACGGTTTTTTGATTACACCATATCGTCTAATAGAAAAAGGAAAACCTTCTAAAAATATAATATATTTACGGGCAGACGAGGAAGAGGGTCGTTTGATAGCGCCGGCAGATATTTTAATCAGTACTAAAGATACGCTGGGCAAGACGGAAGTGCTATGCAGACACGATGGCGACTTTAAGCACACGGCTTTCAAAGATGTAAATTATATGGATGTTTCTCCTAAACAAATGGTTGGTGTTTCCGCAAGTTTAATACCATTTCTGGAACATAGTGATGCGAATAGAGCGCTGATGGGGTCGAATATGCAGAGACAAGCTGTTCCTCTGCTGAAGACAGAACCTCCTATTATCGCAACGGGCATGGAACGGGTAGTCGCCAAAAACTCAAGCATGACTGTTCAATCGGAAAAGAATGGAACTGTTACAAAGGTATCATCAAATGAAATCGTAATTGATAACAATGAAATTTATAAACTAAGAAAGTTTGTTGGGTTAAACGAAGGTACTTGTCTAAATCAGAAGCCTATAGTCACCGAAGGGCAAAAAATCAAAAAAGGAGAGGTCATCGCTGACGGGGCGGCTACACATAATGGTGAACTTAGTTTAGGTAAAAATGTATTAGTAGCGTTTATGACATGGGATGGATACAATTTTGAAGACGCTATGGTGATAAGTGAGGCCTTGTTAAAAGATGATCGATTCACTTCTATACACAGAGATGAATTTGAGGTGGAAATACGTGAAACAAAGTTGGGTAGAGAAGAATTTACTCGCGATATTCCAAATGTTTCAGAAAAAGCACTAAGAAATTTGGATGAAAATGGAATAATTCGGGTTGGAACAAAGGTGAAACCCGGAGATATCTTGGTAGGGAAGATAGCGCCCAAGAGCAGGAGTGAACTTTCGCCTGAAGAAAAACTGTTACATGCAATATTTGGACGTGCTGGTGAAGATGTTAAAAATGAATCGCTGGAAGTTCCGTCCGGCATGGAAGGTATTATTATAAATACGCAAGTATTTTCAAGAAAGTCGTATATTTCAGAAGAAAAAAGACAGAAAATATTGGGTGAGGTAAGCGAGATAGAGTCAAAGTATAATGAGACTATTGCTAAAGAATTTGCAAAGATGTTAAAAGCTATAAATGCAGAGATTGAAGAAGCTCTTGTAGATATTCAAACCGGTCAGGTTTACAAAACAGAGAGAGCTATGTCTGAAAAAACGATACTTGCAATGGAAGATCATTTTAATATTGAAAA from Candidatus Kuenenia stuttgartiensis carries:
- the tuf gene encoding elongation factor Tu; the encoded protein is MAKEVFQRTKPHLNIGTIGHVDHGKTTLTSVITHVLSKQGLAKDRPFDSIDKAPEERERGITIAISHVEYETKKRHYAHVDCPGHADYVKNMITGAAQMDGAILVVSAPDGPMPQTREHILLSRQVGVPRIVVFLNKVDMLEDQELLELVEMEIRELLSKYDFPGDEIPVVKGSALKAAQCGCGGAECASCGPILKLMDAVDTYIPDPVREIDKPFLMSVEDVFSIKGRGTVGTGRVEKGRVKVGDEVDVVGIKPDIKKSVVTGVEMFNKTLDEGQAGDNLGLLLRGVEKNDLERGQVLAKPGSITPHTKYEAEVYILTKEEGGRHTPFFNGYRPQFYFRTTDVTGVVTLTGGAEMVMPGDNVKINVALVTPIAMDEGLRFAIREGGKTVGAGVVTKIVE
- the rpmG gene encoding 50S ribosomal protein L33 → MREYITLVCRECSNRNYRTPKKAKQAEKLELKKFCKNCGRHVFHKEYKK
- the secE gene encoding preprotein translocase subunit SecE, yielding MSLFVIHKKGQGSYSRIVVGIALGLLALFASISLYNVLIGLPNIFENARVPLVDIELTWGLICSVALFVFLGYLICILVAGFKTGLRPIDEGGKKAVEFLVETQNELQKVSWPTRYELVGSTIVVIISVVIIGFFILGVDWVVSFFMEYIGVL
- the nusG gene encoding transcription termination/antitermination protein NusG, whose amino-acid sequence is MPKEWFVLRVQSNREDKVRDNLVERIRAQGMESLITNVLVPSEKISEVKGGKKRVSDRKIYPGYIMVEIEVDEKGQIPKEVWFTIRETSGTGEFIGGQSKPVPMTKYEVEKLLSDLDQKEERPRAKIEFNEGEKVRIKEGPFENYDGIVEEVLPASGRVKVMLTVFGRATPVELEYWQVESI
- the rplK gene encoding 50S ribosomal protein L11, with the translated sequence MAKEILAKIKLQCPAGQATPAPPVGPALGQHGVNIGQFVKQFNDKTKDLQGILTPAEITVFKDKTFTFIIKSPPASVLLKQSAGIVKGSPEPNRQKVGQVNKQQIREIAARKLADLNVSNLESAMRIIEGTAHTMGLKIVD
- the rplA gene encoding 50S ribosomal protein L1; this translates as MLKRSKRYLESLKHIDINKKYELEDALKHLKSFKTAKFDESVEVVIKLGIDAKQSDQLVRGAISLPKGIGKSLKVIVFAVGEKATIAKDAGAEEVGAEDLVKKVEGGWGDFDVAISTPDMMRIVGKLGKVLGPQGKMPSPKSGTVTDDVETAVREFKAGKIEFRNDAGGNVHAIAGKLSFSVADLADNINTFIKHILNLRPSAAKGMYIEKVSLSSTMSPGVMLQI
- the rplJ gene encoding 50S ribosomal protein L10; the protein is MPNELKELTIKELISRYDDKSSYLVVGYRGITALQFNQLRNELWQKKILMEVVKNSLAAVAFKKIGKTAIVGLLNGPSAIISGGDDPVLMAKETVKYSEDLPFFTLQGGFFEGEALSIDSIKSLAKLPSLPVLRSQIVFSINAPIVGVATAFNSILRSLATIFQEIKTQKEESNG
- the rplL gene encoding 50S ribosomal protein L7/L12, whose translation is MEEKEVDVTGKIAQVLDIVSGMTLLEASELVKAFEKKFGVSASAVAAMPVGMPMAGAEAAVEEEKTSFDVILKEVGANKIQVIKAVRAETNLGLKEAKDLVEGAPKAVKEGVTKEDADKIRKTLEEAGAKVEIK
- the rpoB gene encoding DNA-directed RNA polymerase subunit beta encodes the protein MEIRNYSKVDEVIELQNLTQIQTKAYMDFLQLDIPASKRKNVGIEAILREIFPVSNYDGNITLNYVKYELGKPRYSQDECRQLRLTYGRPFRVWLRLDKDEPIEEEVYLGEIPVVIGGGEFIINGTERVIVAQLHRSPGVDFIEEFYAEKRLHSCRIIPERGSWIELEVGKKDVLTVRIDQSGKLPATCFLRALSAEYANDEDIIRLFHEVETVKIADYDVAAKLRGRFTAEQVVNPETGEILLDAGRQFSDSTVKAITDLEIKKVDVIKKVEDNLILNSLESDFTKSHEDALLKIYARFRPGNPQQVEKARQLFYDKFFDEKRYRLGPVGRFRLNRKMGHDVDSSKMTLQKEDFVEAIRYLMKLRKGTPGASIDDIDNLGNRRLRTIDELVGEELRKGFLKLRRTIQERLSVKETEQLTPRSLVNSKTIFSAIDYFFSRSELSQVLDQTNPLAQLTHERRLSALGPGGLNRKRAGFEVRDVHVSHYGRVCPIETPEGTNIGLIASLSIYATIDEYGFLITPYRLIEKGKPSKNIIYLRADEEEGRLIAPADILISTKDTLGKTEVLCRHDGDFKHTAFKDVNYMDVSPKQMVGVSASLIPFLEHSDANRALMGSNMQRQAVPLLKTEPPIIATGMERVVAKNSSMTVQSEKNGTVTKVSSNEIVIDNNEIYKLRKFVGLNEGTCLNQKPIVTEGQKIKKGEVIADGAATHNGELSLGKNVLVAFMTWDGYNFEDAMVISEALLKDDRFTSIHRDEFEVEIRETKLGREEFTRDIPNVSEKALRNLDENGIIRVGTKVKPGDILVGKIAPKSRSELSPEEKLLHAIFGRAGEDVKNESLEVPSGMEGIIINTQVFSRKSYISEEKRQKILGEVSEIESKYNETIAKEFAKMLKAINAEIEEALVDIQTGQVYKTERAMSEKTILAMEDHFNIENIAFSSKKKKELALEISQEYKRKMEELKEERDGKINQLKRGDELPTGVLELAKVSIATKRKLSVGDKMAGRHGNKGVISKILPEEDMPFLADGTRVEMLLNPLGVPSRMNVGQILETHLGWAAKKLGFRAITPIFEGALEEEIRETLKEAKLPEDGKAVLYDGRTGESFGQKVAVGYMYMLKLHHLVDEKVHARATGPYSLITQQPLGGKARFGGQRFGEMEVWALEAYGAAHNLQELLTVKSDDVEGRTKIYESMVKGENTLEAGTPASFEVLSNEIAGLGLNLKLEKKKMDILKV